The DNA sequence CCAACCTAGTCCATGTCACCATGCATAGCTAATTCGTATGTAAAAAATAACCGAACCCAAGAAACATACCTTGGAAGAACTAGTTCCTCTAGGATACCCACTGGGCTCTCTCGATGATGAATTCCCGACCGTGGCTGATAGCCCCTCCTGGAGACCGACTTGGCTCTTCTCCCTTTCGGACAGACACGTCCTCTTCGTGTGACCTGGAAGCCCGCAAGAAGTGCAGCAACGCCTCTTCCCACCAAGCTCGATCTGTGTGGAGGATCCCGTCTCCCTGCGGCGTTTAGGGGCTCCCTTTGTCTTTGCTACGGAAGGTTCCTCCACAACATCCTATTGCCTCATTCCAGCCTCATGGTCTATAGTGTTCCCTCTTTGCGCCTAAAGCCTATGTGCCAAAGAAGCTATTGCATCCCTCGCAGTTAGCTGCATCATCGGAAGCTAGTTTGGCAACAACAGTCATTGCACTGCACAACGTGCCATACCTTAGTAATCGACTGTCATGCCCCGCTGTCCCTTCTGTTGATGATGCCGTCCATTCTTTGGCATCAATACACCACCGCCTCAGTATCAAACCTGGTGGGATTTCTTCCAAACCCTCATATTTCATCATGCAAAATATGTGGCAGCAAGGAATACCTTCGCTGTTCCACATCATACAATCACATTCAATCTTCGGCTCAGTTGGATCGTAAAGCACCTTGCGGATCATACGACGGTTCCCCATGCTTGAGAACTTGTAGATGGACGTCGTGCTTATGCTGTCTTTCCCCAAAAACAATAAACTCCCAACcccttttatttgttttctaaccTCCTTGAAGACTACGCTGGTGTATATCTTCGAGGCAAATAGCTCAATCTTGTCAAGACCGGTCGTCAGTACAGGCATGTAATATAACGAATAAAATTGGGCCGTGACCTCATTATTGCGGTAATCTTTAACCACCCTGTCCAAGCTGTGAACCAATTCCAGAAGGCTATTTGTCGACGTAAGGAACCCTTTGAGGAATGCATTTATGCCCTCACACCTCGAAGTTGTCCTGTAGCCGGCGCAAAAAGTTCTCTGTAGATATGCCGTTGCCCAACTCTCTCTTAAATCGTAGGTGCCTTTGAACCAGCTATTGTTCATTAACCCTAAACTCTTTACAGTCGTTCTCCAATACTCCTCAAACTCCGCAACATCGAAGTTTACGTAAACTGCCTTCTTGAACACCTTTCGAAATTCAGGTTCTTTTACCCTAAGCACACAGTTTTTTTCCAAGTGCCACCCACATAGGCGATGCCTGGCTAAAGGCAGCACATCCGCAATGGCTGCCCGGATGGCTTTATCCCCGTTGGTGACCACAACGGCAGGCTTCTTGTTATCCATGACATCAAGAATATTCAACAACACCCACCTATATGTACGTACCTCCTCATCCTCCAGCAACGCAAAACCGAAAATTGCCGTCTGCCTGTGATGATTTGATGCAGAGAAAACTACTAGAGGCTTCTTGTACTTGTTGGACCGGTATGTTGCATCAAATGCAAGCACGTCACCGAACAGATGATAATCGACCATCATCTGCCCATCAGCCTAGAATAGGCTTCCAAGACTGTCCTCTGTTGTTTTGGTATATCTGGCGACCATTATCATGTCAGCGTTGGCCTTGCCCTCCAAATAACTTATCGTTGCTACTGCGTCTCCATCGTTTATTTGTGCTATTCTTTGGTTGTGAACATAATTGTACAGACCCTCTTCGTAAAACGAAGCATCCCATAACCCCCTGACTACCCGGCCATGTAAGCCATAATCTTCGAAGTGGCAATCCCGAACTTTTTCAGACTATCCACTTAAGCCTTATCACTCTCACTTAGTCTCCGACGACTTGGAAGAAgatgagtgcagggaggtcagaatccaacaacatctgcagtcctttctcatcctctgaatcagatttttgctcaggtccttcaatttcagctagaaaatacctgaaattaccgaaaaacacacaaactcatagtaaagtccagaaatgtgatttttgcataaaaactaataaaaatatgataaaaagtaactaaaacatactaaaaac is a window from the Arachis hypogaea cultivar Tifrunner chromosome 17, arahy.Tifrunner.gnm2.J5K5, whole genome shotgun sequence genome containing:
- the LOC112763318 gene encoding protein FAR1-RELATED SEQUENCE 5-like, translating into MVDYHLFGDVLAFDATYRSNKYKKPLVVFSASNHHRQTAIFGFALLEDEEVRTYRWVLLNILDVMDNKKPAVVVTNGDKAIRAAIADVLPLARHRLCGWHLEKNCVLRVKEPEFRKVFKKAVYVNFDVAEFEEYWRTTVKSLGLMNNSWFKGTYDLRESWATAYLQRTFCAGYRTTSRCEGINAFLKGFLTSTNSLLELVHSLDRVVKDYRNNEVTAQFYSLYYMPVLTTGLDKIELFASKIYTSVVFKEVRKQIKGVGSLLFLGKDSISTTSIYKFSSMGNRRMIRKVLYDPTEPKIECDCMMWNSEGIPCCHIFCMMKYEGLEEIPPGLILRRWCIDAKEWTASSTEGTAGHDSRLLRYGTLCSAMTVVAKLASDDAANCEGCNSFFGT